In Pseudofrankia saprophytica, one genomic interval encodes:
- a CDS encoding Z1 domain-containing protein: protein MGTEASNMLSSGDEFVDETADTIAMMVAGGSSADGAIRRLSRYTPNDVLANARELYEKRTQRVRSFDDVHVLLNRERETGTWYAGPRPDHRFWPVLEKRLRFSGIPDESMNALNRTSDRVVSLLRPPGTAEINVRGLVLGYVQSGKTTNFMSVIAKAADVGYRLVIVLSGLTENLRAQTQGRLQSMLVEDLEAHWHLLTYPEADFTVRGNARQLLSNPDHRLLAVVKKNPHRLRRLVRWMRQAGDEVVANCPILVIDDEADQASINVSLKDRSSINGLIGQILRQPKTAYIAYTATPFANLLIDPEKEDDLYPRDFVVDLPRPDGYFGPEKLFGRDPLTIDEVEALDQGLDIIRQIPEDEAVAIRPPRVKDGLDLWEPDITLSLIDALQWFLLATAARRARPDGGLHNSMLIHTSMNARAHFATKAPVEKILHQLRKDVTNSRTAVLASLRSQWEEESAKLPSASQGLSPVTWAEIEKYLPAVLADVRVIVDNYLSKDRLSYGDPAGITAVVIGGNTLSRGLTLEGLTCSYFVRASSAYDTQLQMGRWFGYRRGYGDLPRIWMTDELKEWFFALATVEEEIRRDIRRYEVEELSPLEVPVRIRTHPAMAITSAAKMRDAVDAEISFSRHREQTILFHHRDQDWLLHNQDATRRLVQQVGATPVSMPSEHLLFRSVPSALIEAFLSDYRFHEEAFRMKGDLLREYIASQNRQGFLRTWNVVVMNRTGSGSDGAIDLGLGRPVGLLKRSRLPMPSKPYANIKALISTTDRVADLQLGSKELGELHGGKPDDNKLRVYREDVLGDVGLLCVYPIDKVSEPRRLEGSSPRVALDAVEHVIGLGIFFPKAGGVRSEITYKSADLSNRQLETEIIDLDAIDELDAQS, encoded by the coding sequence ATGGGTACCGAAGCGTCGAACATGCTGTCGTCGGGCGACGAGTTCGTGGATGAGACTGCGGACACGATCGCGATGATGGTGGCTGGTGGCAGCTCGGCCGACGGGGCCATCCGACGCCTCAGCAGGTACACCCCCAATGACGTCCTCGCGAACGCGCGCGAACTCTACGAGAAGCGGACGCAGCGGGTACGCAGCTTCGACGACGTTCACGTGCTCCTGAACCGAGAGAGGGAGACCGGGACGTGGTATGCCGGACCGCGCCCCGACCATCGTTTCTGGCCGGTGTTGGAGAAGCGACTTCGTTTCAGCGGCATCCCCGACGAATCCATGAACGCTCTCAATCGAACATCCGATCGAGTCGTGAGTCTCCTCAGGCCGCCCGGAACGGCCGAGATCAACGTCCGCGGCCTGGTCCTGGGCTACGTCCAGAGCGGCAAGACCACCAACTTCATGAGCGTGATTGCCAAGGCAGCTGACGTCGGTTACCGGCTCGTCATCGTCCTGTCCGGCCTCACAGAGAACCTCCGTGCACAGACCCAGGGCCGGCTGCAGAGCATGCTCGTCGAGGATCTGGAAGCCCACTGGCACCTGCTGACGTATCCGGAGGCCGACTTCACGGTGCGTGGCAACGCGCGCCAACTGCTCTCGAACCCGGACCACCGCCTGCTCGCCGTGGTCAAGAAGAACCCACACCGGCTGCGTCGTCTTGTGCGCTGGATGCGCCAGGCCGGTGACGAGGTTGTTGCGAACTGCCCGATCCTCGTGATCGACGACGAGGCCGACCAGGCGAGCATCAACGTGAGCCTCAAGGACCGTTCCTCGATCAACGGGCTGATCGGCCAGATCCTCAGGCAGCCGAAGACCGCCTACATCGCCTACACCGCGACGCCGTTCGCCAACCTGCTCATCGACCCGGAGAAGGAGGATGACCTCTACCCTCGCGACTTCGTGGTCGACCTGCCGCGTCCAGACGGATACTTCGGGCCCGAGAAGCTGTTCGGCCGGGACCCTCTGACGATCGACGAGGTCGAGGCCCTGGACCAAGGCCTCGACATCATCCGCCAGATCCCTGAGGACGAGGCCGTTGCGATCAGGCCCCCGCGGGTCAAGGACGGCCTCGACCTCTGGGAACCCGATATCACCCTGTCGTTGATCGACGCGTTGCAGTGGTTCCTGCTCGCGACGGCAGCGCGTCGTGCGCGTCCCGATGGCGGGCTCCACAACTCGATGCTGATCCACACCTCGATGAACGCCAGGGCACATTTCGCTACGAAGGCACCGGTGGAGAAGATTCTCCACCAGTTGCGCAAGGACGTGACGAACAGTAGGACGGCCGTGCTCGCCAGCCTGCGCAGTCAATGGGAGGAGGAGTCAGCCAAGCTGCCGTCCGCCTCCCAGGGCCTGAGCCCCGTTACCTGGGCGGAGATCGAGAAGTACCTTCCCGCCGTGTTGGCGGACGTGCGAGTCATCGTCGACAACTACCTTTCGAAGGACCGGCTCAGTTACGGCGACCCGGCCGGGATCACCGCGGTGGTGATCGGCGGCAACACGCTCTCGCGTGGGCTCACGCTTGAGGGGCTGACCTGCAGTTACTTCGTGCGCGCCTCCTCGGCCTACGACACCCAGCTCCAGATGGGCCGCTGGTTCGGCTATCGCCGCGGCTACGGTGACCTGCCGCGGATCTGGATGACCGACGAGTTGAAGGAGTGGTTCTTCGCGCTGGCGACGGTCGAGGAGGAGATCCGACGGGACATCCGCCGGTACGAGGTCGAGGAACTGAGCCCGCTCGAGGTCCCGGTCAGGATCCGCACCCACCCCGCGATGGCCATCACCTCGGCCGCCAAGATGCGCGACGCGGTTGACGCGGAGATCAGCTTCAGCCGGCACCGCGAGCAGACGATCCTGTTCCACCACCGCGACCAAGACTGGTTGCTGCACAACCAGGACGCGACCCGCCGGCTGGTACAGCAGGTCGGGGCCACGCCGGTCTCGATGCCGAGCGAGCACCTCCTCTTCAGGAGCGTGCCCTCGGCACTGATCGAGGCGTTCCTCAGCGACTACCGGTTCCACGAGGAGGCCTTCCGCATGAAGGGCGATCTCCTTCGCGAGTACATTGCCAGCCAGAACCGGCAGGGCTTCCTGCGGACCTGGAACGTCGTCGTCATGAACCGGACCGGCTCCGGCTCCGACGGCGCCATTGACCTCGGGCTCGGCCGGCCTGTGGGGCTCCTCAAGCGGAGCCGCCTGCCGATGCCAAGCAAGCCGTACGCAAACATCAAGGCGCTGATCTCCACGACCGACCGCGTAGCCGATCTCCAGCTCGGCAGCAAGGAACTCGGCGAGCTCCATGGCGGGAAGCCAGACGACAACAAGCTCCGCGTCTATCGCGAGGATGTCCTTGGCGACGTCGGCCTGCTGTGCGTCTACCCGATCGACAAGGTCTCGGAACCGAGGCGCTTGGAGGGCTCCTCCCCGCGCGTCGCGCTGGACGCGGTGGAGCACGTGATCGGACTCGGGATCTTCTTCCCGAAGGCGGGCGGAGTCAGGAGCGAGATCACCTATAAGTCCGCCGACCTCTCGAACCGGCAGCTCGAGACCGAGATCATCGATCTCGACGCCATCGACGAACTGGACGC